Within the Thermodesulfobacteriota bacterium genome, the region CATTGCCTCCCAGCTCAGCCTGGTGCTCCAGAATCTGGTGGCCAATGGCATCAAGTTCGCCGCCCCTGGCCGCAAGCCGGCGATCCACATCGGCTGCCAGCGTAACGACCAGGGCGTGGTCACAAGCGTCCGGGACAACGGTATCGGCATCGACCCCAAGCACCGCCAGCGGATCTTTCAGGTTTTCCAGCGGCTGCACCGGCAGGAGGACTATCCTGGCACCGGCATCGGACTGGCGCTGTGCCGGAGGATCGTCCAGAACCACGGCGGCGAGATCTGGCTCGAATCAACCCCCGGGGAGGGGGCCACCTTCTTCTTTTCCATCCCGGATCCGGCATGACCGGACCCGCGGGTCCTCCCTACCGTCTGCGGTGTCCTGCCGGCGGATCGCCCTTCTTCTCGCCCTCGGCCTGGCGAGCGGCCATCAGCTCCGGGTACAGCTCGAGGGCGCACTCCTTGCAGATGCCGTGGGAGAAATCCACCCCGGCATGGCGGCGGAAGTACGCCTCCAGCTGCACCCACAGGCCGTCGTCCTGGCGGATCTTTTTGCAGGAGGCGCAGATGGGGATGAGCCCCTTGAGGGTCCGCAGCTGATCGAGGGCCTCGTGCAGGCTCTGCACGAGCTTGGCCCGTTCGATGGCGTAGCGGATCGCCCGCACCAGGACGGACGGGCTGATCTTGCCCTTCACCAGGTAGTCCTGCGCCCCCTGCTGCACCGCCCGCAGGGCCAGCTCCAGGTCGTCCGCCCCGGTCATCACGATGATCGGCAGGTCCCCGGCCTCCTTCTTGGCCCGCAGGAAGGTGTCGAGGCCGCGGCTGTCCGGCAGGCCGAGATCCAGCAGCACCACGTCCACCCCCCCTTGCTGCAGGCGGTCGAGGCCGGCGGCCAGGGTGGGCGTGTGCTCCATCTCGTAGACCGGCTGGCTCTCGTCCGCCAACATCTCCCGCAACAGCAGGAAATCGGCGTAGTTGTCCTCCACAGACAGCAGGTGGATGTCGGGCTGGGGCTCGGACATTCGTGCTCCTCCTGGTCCTTTGGTGCAGGACCGCATCCTGTGCAACAGGACGGCCTGCGGTTGGCCCTGGATAGTCGGTGGAGGCGACAGCCGCTGAGATGGGTTGCGTTGTAGTTGGCCGCGCCCTGCGCATCATTCCATGGCGCCCATGGAGCCATGGGACCTATAGGACCTATAGGACCTATGGGAAGCCACCCCGGCGGCCTTCCGGCGTTTCACCCAGTTGGCTGCGCTGGCAGCCCACAGATCCCATAGCTCCCATGATTCCCATAGCTCCCATGACCCATGGGACCCATGGGACTTATTGGCAAGCCACCCCGGCGGACTTCCGGCGTTTTCACCGGCTATGACATCCAACCAGTTGTTTCTGCACTTTTGGTGCCACTCCTGGTCACCCGGCGTGGCATGGAATTTGAATCGTTTCTTCTTCGAGAACGCTTCCTGCAACGTTCCGTGGGCATGCGCCTCCCCATGATCATTCCATCCCGGAAGGAGGAGTCACGATGACCGGCATCGGCGAGCTTTATCATCATGATGACTGGAAGAAGGAAAAACATGTGCCGGTGATCGAGGCGCCGGCCGTCGTGGGGCCTGATGTGCCCTTCGAGGTGTCGGTGCAGGTGGGCAAGGACATCGCCCATCCCAATACCACCGGCCACCACATCCGCTGGATCCAGGTCTTCTTTCTGCCGGAAGGCGGCAAGTTTGCCTATCAGGTGGGGGAGTTTGCCTTCACGGCCCATGGCGAATCCACGGAAGGCGCGGATACCGGGCCGGTGCACACCGATCATCGGGTGCGCTTTGCCCTGACCCTCAAGGCCTCCGGCACCCTGTTTGCCACCTCCTATTGCAATATCCACGGCCTGTGGGAGAGCAGCACGGCAATCGCCATCCGATGACAGCGGATCAGCATAACCTCTACGCCCAGACAGCTACAAGGGAGATGACCATGAGCACATTGCAGATCGCTGGCCAAGCCATCGAGATCGACGAGAACGGCTTCATGCAGAGGACCGACCAGTGGAACGAGGAGGTCGCCCGGGAGTTGGCCAGGAGGGAAGGCTACGAAGGCCTGGATGACCGGCAGCTGGCGATCATCCGCTTCATGCGCGACTACTACCTCAAGTTCGCGGCCTTTCCGATCCTGCAGACGGTCTGCCATCAGATCCACGAGGGCAAGGGATGCATCAACGAGGCCTTCATCAATCCGGAGAAGGCCTGGAAGATTGCCGGCCTGCCCAAGCTGGACACCATCCAGTTTGTGCCCGTCGAAGGCGAGCACTACGTCATGCAGGAGTGCTGCTGACAAGGCAGCCCCCGCCGCCCGGGCCCTGCCCATGCCCTGGGCTCGGGACGGCGGGACAGCGCTGGCGGCCCTTCTTGCTCACCCGTCTCGTTCCCTGGAAGACCTTCCTGCGCCTGGCGGCTCGGCGGTACGGCTTCATCGACCCCGTAGGCGTTCTGGCCCAGCTCCGGAGCTTTGCCCAGCCTTCCGAGGTGCAGGAGCCGGTGGAGCTGCTGCGGGCCGGCATGGTCTTCCATGCCCGGGGCCTCCTGAACACCCGGGCCATCCAGCACAACCTGGACTGGGTCTGGCCGTACTGGATCGTGCGGCAGTTCAACCCGGCCGACCCCTCGTTCATTCCCCGGGCCTTCTCCTTCTCCCACATCAATCTGACCCACCGCAACTGGACAGCCATCGGCCTGCCGGATCTGGCCCTCTACCCCATTGTCGATCCCCGCGGCCTGGTGACGCCCCTGGATGACGGCTGGTCCATCGACTGCTGGCTTCAGGGGGCAGACGGTGTCACCCTGTTTCCTTCCCGGCTGGAGCACGCCCGGCAGCGCCTGGTGGATGACGACAACCGCCGGGTGGTGACCGAGTGCGGGCCGGCGGACCGCCGGCTTATCACCAGCGTCTGGCTCGACCAGGAGTCCTCGGGCCGCCCCCTGGTGACGGTCCGGGCCGCCACGGCTGCCCCTGGCTGGCTGGTGGTAGCCTTGCGGCCTTTCAACCCCGAGGGGGTGCAGTTCATCGAGACCGCCGAGGCCCTGCGGGAGGCTGCCGGCTGGCTGGTGAACGGCAGAGTCAGGGTATGGTTCGACCGGCCCGCCGCCAGGATGCTCTTCTCCGATTATCAGCATGCCGACGTGGCGAGCCGGCTCCAAGAGGAGGAGCGCGGCCGCTCCCGCCAGTGCCGGATCGGCATGGTCACCGCCGCCGCCCTCTTTCCCGTGTCCGGCGGCCAGGAGGGCCAGGAGGTGACGGTCCGGGTGGAGCTGCCCCCGCCGCCGGCGGCAGCCCGCCGCTCCCGGCGCTGGCCCGAGGCCGTGCAGCCGGCAGCCAGCCTGCACCTGCCCGACGCCCGCCTCCAAGGCCTCTACGACACCGCGGTCCGCACCCTCATCCATCTGGCGGCCGGCGATATCGTGCCTGGCCCGTATACCTACAAGCGCTTCTGGTTCCGGGATGCCTGCCTCATGCTGCATCCGCTTGTGGCCATTGGCCTGGCCGACCTGTGCCGCCGGCAGCTGGACCGCTTCCCGGCACGGCAGAAGAAGGACGGCTTCTTCCATTCCCAGGCCGGGGAATGGGATGCCAACGGTCAGGTCCTCTGGCTCTGTAACCGCTACCGGCTGCTCACCGGCGGCGACCTCAGCCCGCAGTGGCTGGACGCCATCTGGCGTGGCGGCCAGTGGATCGAGGCCAAGCGGGTGAAGGCCGCCGGCGACGCCAGGCACCACGGTCTGCTCCCCCCTGGCTTCAGCGCCGAGCATTTCGGACCCAACGACTATTACTACTGGGACGATTTCTGGGCCCTGGCCGGGCTTGCCGGGGCGGCCGCGACCCTCGACAGTTGCGGCCGGGCCCAGGAGGGCCGGCACCTTGCCGCCGTGGCCGCGGATCTTCAAGGCTGTCTGGCCGCCAGCCTTGATGCCGTCAGCCGGGAACGAGGGGGGCCATCCCGGTGTCGCCCAACCGGCGCATGGATTCCGGCGCCATCGGGGCGCTGGTGGCCGACTACCCGCTCCAGCTCTTTCCGGCCGGGGATCCCCGCCTTCTGGCCACGGCCGACTTTCTCTGGGACAACTGCCTTTACCGCGGCTGCTTCTTTCAGGATATGATCCATTCCGGGATCAACATCTACATGACCCTCATGCTGGCCCAGGTCTATCTGCGGGCCGGTGACGAGCGCTTCCATCCGCTCCTGGCCAAGGCCGCCGGCCTGGCCTCGCCCACCGGCCAGTGGCCGGAGGCCATCCACCCCCACACCCTGGGCGGCTGCATGGGGGATGGCCAGCACGGCTGGGCCGCCGCAGAATGGGTCATGCTCATGCGCCATCTGTTCGTCTTCGAGGAAGGGGAGCGGCTGGTGATCGGCCGGGGGATCCGGCGCCCGTGGCTGGAGTCCGGCGAGCCGCTGTCTTTTGGCCCCACCCTCACCCCCTTTGGCAAGGTGACGGTGTCCATCCACCCGCAAGACCGGCTCGAGGTGCGGCTTGCGGCCCAGTGGTATGGCGCAAGGCGGCCCGAGGTGGTGGTGGCGATTCCGGGATTCGGCTGCCAGGCCATGGGCGAGCCGGACTGGCGCTGCCAGCTCGAGCCCCACGTTGGCCCGTGACCCTCAGCCGGGCGGGAAACAGCCATGCGGATCTCCATGTTCACCAACACCTTCCTGCCGCACATCGGCGGCGTCGCCCGCTCGGTCTCGGCCTTTGCCGAGGACCTGCGGGCCATGGGGCATCAGGTGCTGGTGGTGGCCCCCACCTTCGAAGGCCAGCCCCGAAACGAGGATGCGGACCAGGTCCTCCGAGTGACGGCGATTCAGAGATTCAACGGCAGCGACTTTTCGGTGCACATCCCGCTGCCCGGGGTGATCGACGACCGCATCAATGATTTCCAGCCGGAGATCATCCACAGCCACCACCCCTTCCTGCTGGGAGACGCCGCGCTGCGCGCCGCCCGCCGCCGGGACCTGCCCGTTGTCTTCACCCACCACACCCTCTACGAGCGGTACACCCATTACGTGCCCTTCGATTCCGCGGTGATGAAGCGGTTTGTCATCCACCTCGCCGTCGCCTACGCCAATCTCTGCCACCGGGTGATCGCGCCATCGACCAGCATCAAGGCCCTCCTGGAGGGCCGCGGTGTCACCGCGCCGGTGGAGGTGCTGCCCAGCGGCGTTGATCTCGATTTCTTCCAGGCCGGGCGGCCGGAGGTCTTCCGGCGCCGGATGGGCATCCCCGCCGGCCAGCGCATCATCGGCCACGTGGGCCGCCTGGCCCGGGAGAAGAACCTGGCCTTTCTCGCTGGCGCAGTGAGCCGCTTCCTTGCGGAGCGGGAGGGGTTTGTCTTTGTGGTGGCGGGGACGGGCGACAGCCGGGACGAGATCATTCGGATCTGCGAGGCGAGGGGCGTCGGCCATCGTCTGATCCTGCCGGGCGTCCTCCGGGGCCAGGAGCTCGCCGACTGCTACCGGGCGATGGATCTTTTTGTGTTCGCCTCGCACTCCGAGACCCAGGGGCTGGTGCTGGCGGAGGCCATGGCCGCCGGGGTACCGGTGATCGCCCTTGCCGCCTCCGGGGTCGGTGACGTGGTGGAGGACGGGAAGAACGGTCGCATCCTGCCTGCCGGCAGCCCGGAGGAGGCCTTTGCCTCGGCCATGGCCGCGGCCTTCGACAGCGGCGCGGTGAGGCTCTGGCAGCCGGCTGCCCTGTCCGCGGCCCGGCGGTTTGCCCGGCCCCGGTGCGCCGCCCGGCTGGCGGCCCTGTACGAGACCACCCTGAGTGGCGCCACCAGCCACCGGCACGAAACCGATCTTCTGGACACCGTCCGCCGCAGCCTGGCCGCGGAATGGGAGCTGCTGCAGGAAAAGGCGGCGGCGGTGCGGCAGAGCCTGCAGGACGCCCCCGGCCCGGGGCCGGCTCAATACCGGCTGTAAGGGGAGCGCCGGTCGTCGCGCCGGGACAGCTCGCCGGCATAGTGGCGGCCGATGGTGGCGCCATGCTGGGCCAGCCAGGCGGTGAGCCGGGTGTCGCCGGTGGCCGGGGACGGCACATCCAGGAGGCCCTGCATAAGGCCCGTGATCTCGTCCCGAGTCACCACCACATCGTGCACCACAAGGCCGGCCAGCCGGGCGACGAGAAAGCCCAAAGCCGGCGGCACCGGGACCCGGGGCCGGTTTTTGCCGATGGCCCGGCCGATGGTGGCGACCAGGTCCCGGAAGGAGAAGGTCTCCGGGCCCACGGCATCGATGACGGCGCGGCCCGCGGCTGCCCCTTGCGCCACCGCCAGGGCCGCCAGGTCGTCCACGAAGACGGGACGCAGGCGGTAGCGGCCAAGGCCAAAGAGGGGAAAGACCGGCAGGTGCCTGAGGAGCCAGGCGATGTTGTTGATCACGATGTCCTCCGGCCCGAAGAGAAGCGCCGGCCGCAGCACGGTGTACGGGATGCCGGTTTCCGCCAGCAGCCGCTCCACCTCTGCCTTGCCCCGGAAGTACTCCAGGGGCGAATCCTCGGCCGCGTTGGTGATGCTGATCTGGACAATGCGGCCCACCCCCGCCTCCTTGGCCGCGGCGAGCAGGGTGGCGGAATGGCGTACCGCCTGGGCGTAGCCGAAGTCCCGGTAATTGAACCGGACCCAGTAGGTGTTGTACAGGACGGCCACCCCCCGCAAGGATTGCACCAGCTGCTCGAAGTGGTCGAAATGGAACGGCAAGGCCCTGACCGCCGGCCGCAAGGGGCTGGCCCGCTCCAGGGAGCCGGTGAGGGTCTGGACCGCCAGGCCGGCGGCCAGAAGCCGCTTGGCGATGTAGCTGCCGGAAAAGCCGAAGGCACCGGTGACGCAGTGGACTGGTGGCATGCCGTGCTCCTCTGGTTGTGAAGAGGCCACGCTTTCCGGATGGTAGGGGCAGCCCCCCGTGGCTGCCCGGTCGAGGCCGGCGGCACCGGGTGGGTACGCCCCCGGTTGGGTGCGCCCCGCACATGGCAGCCCACAGGTCCCATGACTCCCATGAGTCCTTTGGCTCCCATGGACTTATGGGACCTACAGGACCTATAGGACTTATGGGAGGCCACCAGAGCGGACTTCCGGCGCGGGCATGGCAACCTGCTCGATGGTCGAGTTTCCTTGGCTGGCCTGGGCCGCCACCGCTGCGGCGGCCTTGGCCACCGCCTCCGGATCCCCCAGGTAGAAGTGGCGGCAGGGCTGCAGGCTTTCGTCCAGCTCATAGACGAGGGGAATGCCGGTGGGGATGTTGAGCTGGACGATGTCCTGGTCGGACACCCGGTCGAGGTGCTTGACCAGGGCCCGCAGGCTGTTGCCATGGGCGGCGATCAGGACCCGCTGGCCATCCCGGATGGCCGGGGCGATCTTCTCGGTCCACAACGGCATGAAACGAGCCACCGTGTCCTGAAGCGACTCGGTGCGGGGGATGGCGTCCCCCAGCTCCCGGTAGCGGGGATCGTCCAGCGCCAGCCGCGGGTCGTCATCGCTTAAGCCCGGCGGCCGGGTGGTGTAGCTGCGCCGCCAGGTGAGCACCTGCTCGTCACCGTGCCGGGCCGCCACCTCGGCCTTGTTCAGCCCCTGCAGGGCCCCGTAGTGCCGCTCGTTGAGCCGCCAGCTTTTGACCACCGGCAGCCACATGAGATCCATCTCCTCCAGGGCCAGCCACAGCGTCCTGATCGCCCGCCGCAGCACCGAGGTGAAGGCGATATCGAAGCGGAAGCCCTCGGACTTCAGGATCCGGCCGGCCTGCTGGGCCTCGGCGATGCCCTGGGCCGACAGATCGACATCGGTCCAGCCGGTGAAGCGGTTGTCGAGGTTCCAGGTGCTCTGGCCGTGGCGGAGCAGGACAAGGGTGGGCATAGGGCTCCCTCGGGACGTTCTCATGGTGATCAGGCTCGGCTACCGGGCTTCATCCTGATGGCAGGAGCAGAAATAGGCGTCGCGCCCGGCAACGGTGGTGCGCCGGATGGTGCCGGAGCAGCAGGGGCAGTGCTGGCCGTCCTCCCGCCGGGGCATGAGCCAGTTTTTCGGCCAGCCGCCGGCGCCGGCCCGGTTGTCGATGGCGGTCTCCAGCACGTGCCTGGTGGTGGCGGCCAGCTCCCGGCGCTCGTCCTGCCGGAGGTCAGCGGCCCGCTGCCTGGGGTGGAGCCCCAGGTGGAAGAGGATCTCGTCCGCGTAGGCATTGCCGATGCCGGCCAGCACCTTCTGGTTCGTGAGCAGGGTCCGGAGCGCGCCGTGGTGTCCGGCCAGGCGAGCCGCGAAGGCCTGCTGATCGCTGCACAGCGCCAGGGCGTCGGGGCCGAGATTCCTGCTGGCGATGAAGGCCTCGACGCTGGCGGCCAGGCTGATCCGGCCCAGCTGAAGGCGGCAACAATAGGCCAGGTGCTGGCCATCCTCGAAGCGCAGCAGGAGCCGGCTGTGGTCCGGAGCCTTCTCGCCGTCCCGGAAGGCGGCTAAGAATCCGCCCGGGCCGAGCTGCAGCACCAGGCACGATTCCGCATCCAGGCAGGCGAAGAGGTGCTTGCCGTGGCGCTCCGTGCGGCGGAAGCTGTGTCCGGTCAGGCGCTGGCGCAGCCCTCCGAGCGAGACGCCTTCCAGGAGCATGCCATCGCACTGCAGCACAGCGGCGATCCGCTTGTCAAGCCAGGTGGCGTCGAAGAGCTCCTTGAAGACCTGGACATCGGGCAGCTCCGGCATGGCTCCTCCTGGCCAACGGCGGTCCGGCAAGACACGAGGTGGTGATGACCACCTCGTAGCAAGACCTGTGCCGTGCCAGGGCACGGCCAGGCAGGGGCACGGCATGCCGTGCCCGTATGGTCGCGGGCCGTGGCGGGGCCACCATGTCCGATGGGGGTGCCCGGAACCGTTGCGGTGCCAACCGGCCCACCGGGCGGCATATCCCCCACCGGCCATTCCCCATCGCGTGGGTCGTCCCGCCGCCCGCACCGCCCGTGCGGTCCCCGGGCCGGGTAGGGGCGACGCATGCGTCGCCCTGGCGGGCGGAACCGTTGCGGTGCCAACCGGCCCACCGGGCGGCGTATCCCCACCACCACCGCGCCCGGATCCGGATCATACCGAATGCTCCCGCGGCTGGAATGAGAATTGCTGTGTCTCTGGGCCAGACAGCCGCCGGACGGCAGGGTTGGTGCCGGGGCGCGCAAGGAGGACGGTGCGTGGACGAGGACAAGCCGATCCGGGTCCTGCTGGTGGAGTCCGACCAGAGTGAGGCCGGCCTGTTGAGGGATCTGTTGCAGGCAGAAGACGAAGCGATCGTTCTGCAATGGGCGGACCGGCTGGCGGCGGCGCTCGCCCGCAT harbors:
- a CDS encoding response regulator, with amino-acid sequence MSEPQPDIHLLSVEDNYADFLLLREMLADESQPVYEMEHTPTLAAGLDRLQQGGVDVVLLDLGLPDSRGLDTFLRAKKEAGDLPIIVMTGADDLELALRAVQQGAQDYLVKGKISPSVLVRAIRYAIERAKLVQSLHEALDQLRTLKGLIPICASCKKIRQDDGLWVQLEAYFRRHAGVDFSHGICKECALELYPELMAARQAEGEKKGDPPAGHRRR
- a CDS encoding class II SORL domain-containing protein; amino-acid sequence: MTGIGELYHHDDWKKEKHVPVIEAPAVVGPDVPFEVSVQVGKDIAHPNTTGHHIRWIQVFFLPEGGKFAYQVGEFAFTAHGESTEGADTGPVHTDHRVRFALTLKASGTLFATSYCNIHGLWESSTAIAIR
- a CDS encoding TusE/DsrC/DsvC family sulfur relay protein, yielding MSTLQIAGQAIEIDENGFMQRTDQWNEEVARELARREGYEGLDDRQLAIIRFMRDYYLKFAAFPILQTVCHQIHEGKGCINEAFINPEKAWKIAGLPKLDTIQFVPVEGEHYVMQECC
- a CDS encoding glycosyltransferase, whose amino-acid sequence is MRISMFTNTFLPHIGGVARSVSAFAEDLRAMGHQVLVVAPTFEGQPRNEDADQVLRVTAIQRFNGSDFSVHIPLPGVIDDRINDFQPEIIHSHHPFLLGDAALRAARRRDLPVVFTHHTLYERYTHYVPFDSAVMKRFVIHLAVAYANLCHRVIAPSTSIKALLEGRGVTAPVEVLPSGVDLDFFQAGRPEVFRRRMGIPAGQRIIGHVGRLAREKNLAFLAGAVSRFLAEREGFVFVVAGTGDSRDEIIRICEARGVGHRLILPGVLRGQELADCYRAMDLFVFASHSETQGLVLAEAMAAGVPVIALAASGVGDVVEDGKNGRILPAGSPEEAFASAMAAAFDSGAVRLWQPAALSAARRFARPRCAARLAALYETTLSGATSHRHETDLLDTVRRSLAAEWELLQEKAAAVRQSLQDAPGPGPAQYRL
- a CDS encoding NAD(P)H-binding protein: MPPVHCVTGAFGFSGSYIAKRLLAAGLAVQTLTGSLERASPLRPAVRALPFHFDHFEQLVQSLRGVAVLYNTYWVRFNYRDFGYAQAVRHSATLLAAAKEAGVGRIVQISITNAAEDSPLEYFRGKAEVERLLAETGIPYTVLRPALLFGPEDIVINNIAWLLRHLPVFPLFGLGRYRLRPVFVDDLAALAVAQGAAAGRAVIDAVGPETFSFRDLVATIGRAIGKNRPRVPVPPALGFLVARLAGLVVHDVVVTRDEITGLMQGLLDVPSPATGDTRLTAWLAQHGATIGRHYAGELSRRDDRRSPYSRY
- the gpmA gene encoding 2,3-diphosphoglycerate-dependent phosphoglycerate mutase, producing MPTLVLLRHGQSTWNLDNRFTGWTDVDLSAQGIAEAQQAGRILKSEGFRFDIAFTSVLRRAIRTLWLALEEMDLMWLPVVKSWRLNERHYGALQGLNKAEVAARHGDEQVLTWRRSYTTRPPGLSDDDPRLALDDPRYRELGDAIPRTESLQDTVARFMPLWTEKIAPAIRDGQRVLIAAHGNSLRALVKHLDRVSDQDIVQLNIPTGIPLVYELDESLQPCRHFYLGDPEAVAKAAAAVAAQASQGNSTIEQVAMPAPEVRSGGLP
- a CDS encoding DNA-formamidopyrimidine glycosylase family protein — protein: MPELPDVQVFKELFDATWLDKRIAAVLQCDGMLLEGVSLGGLRQRLTGHSFRRTERHGKHLFACLDAESCLVLQLGPGGFLAAFRDGEKAPDHSRLLLRFEDGQHLAYCCRLQLGRISLAASVEAFIASRNLGPDALALCSDQQAFAARLAGHHGALRTLLTNQKVLAGIGNAYADEILFHLGLHPRQRAADLRQDERRELAATTRHVLETAIDNRAGAGGWPKNWLMPRREDGQHCPCCSGTIRRTTVAGRDAYFCSCHQDEAR